One segment of Candidatus Neomarinimicrobiota bacterium DNA contains the following:
- a CDS encoding NADH:ubiquinone oxidoreductase — protein sequence MKPKVAFFDFTSCEGCQLNKLNLENDLLDILKHIDLVEFREAMDDKADFYDIAFIEGSISSPSCVERIHDIRRRSKILVALGACAVNGGVNAMKNLHPIDEVRETVYKEDKYLFATLPAMAVSAIVKVDYEVHGCPMTQQDFLKLLIALVLGKEPPKYGSPVCVECKLNENECLYNRGMVCLGPITRGGCDAICPSFGQFCTGCRGLLDDPNLDGMLEVMTSHGISLDEAKKRMLLYNANEVQL from the coding sequence ATGAAACCAAAAGTTGCTTTCTTTGATTTCACCAGTTGTGAAGGTTGTCAGCTCAATAAGCTCAACCTGGAAAATGATCTGCTGGATATTTTAAAACATATCGATCTTGTTGAATTCCGTGAAGCCATGGACGACAAGGCTGATTTTTATGATATTGCCTTTATCGAGGGCTCTATCTCCTCACCGTCCTGCGTGGAGCGTATACATGATATCCGGCGACGATCCAAAATATTGGTTGCACTGGGAGCTTGTGCCGTCAATGGTGGCGTCAATGCCATGAAGAATCTACATCCTATAGATGAAGTACGCGAAACCGTTTATAAAGAGGATAAATATCTGTTCGCCACCCTGCCAGCCATGGCTGTTTCTGCTATCGTCAAAGTGGATTATGAAGTCCATGGTTGTCCCATGACCCAGCAGGACTTCCTCAAGCTGTTGATAGCTCTGGTTTTGGGAAAAGAACCACCGAAATATGGATCACCCGTTTGTGTAGAGTGCAAGCTGAATGAAAATGAATGTCTGTACAATCGCGGTATGGTTTGCCTGGGACCCATCACCCGAGGTGGTTGTGATGCTATTTGCCCCAGTTTTGGTCAATTCTGCACGGGGTGTCGTGGACTGTTGGATGATCCCAATCTGGATGGTATGCTGGAAGTGATGACCAGCCACGGCATCAGTCTGGATGAAGCTAAAAAACGTATGCTACTCTATAATGCAAATGAGGTTCAACTATGA